The Synechococcus sp. MU1643 genome contains a region encoding:
- the typA gene encoding translational GTPase TypA, which translates to MSANNKAIRNIAIIAHVDHGKTTLVDSLLAQSGIFRDNEAVPTCVMDSNDLERERGITILSKNTAVTYNDTRINIVDTPGHADFGGEVERVLGMVDGCLLIVDANEGPMPQTRFVLKKALEQGLRPIVFVNKIDRARVDPETAVDKVLDLFIELGADDDQCDFPYLFGSGLGGFAKPDMKTDSDNMRPLFDAILRHVPPPVGDPEKPLQLQITTLDYSDFLGRIIIGRVHNGKIRQGQNAALIKDDGSVKKGRISKLLGFEGLQRVEIEEASAGDLVAVAGFDDVNIGETIACPDEPTALPLIKVDEPTLQMTFVVNDSPFAGKEGKFVTSRQVRDRLQRELLTNVALRVEDTDSPDRFAVSGRGELHLGILIETMRREGYEFQVSQPQVIYRTIDGTPCEPVETLVMDVPEPAVGSCIEKLGTRKGEMQNMETSADGRTQLEFIVPSRGLIGFRGEFIRATRGEGIMSHSFYEYRPMMGEFDTRRNGVLIAFEEGTATFYALKNAEDRGQFFISPGTKVYKGMIIGEYNRPQDLEINVCKTKQLTNMRSAGAEELDTLQAPIQMTLERALEYIGPDEMLEVTPESIRLRKLPGKKPAKSKR; encoded by the coding sequence ATGAGCGCCAACAACAAGGCGATCCGCAACATCGCGATCATCGCCCACGTTGACCACGGCAAGACGACTTTGGTCGATTCGCTGTTGGCGCAGTCAGGAATTTTCCGCGACAACGAGGCCGTCCCCACTTGTGTGATGGACTCCAACGACCTGGAGCGTGAACGGGGAATCACGATTCTGTCGAAGAACACGGCGGTCACCTACAACGACACCCGGATCAACATCGTTGACACGCCGGGTCACGCCGATTTCGGTGGTGAAGTGGAGCGGGTGCTGGGCATGGTTGACGGTTGTCTGCTGATCGTGGACGCCAATGAGGGGCCGATGCCCCAGACCCGCTTTGTGCTGAAGAAGGCCCTCGAGCAGGGCCTGCGTCCGATCGTGTTCGTCAACAAGATCGACCGTGCTCGTGTGGATCCCGAGACCGCCGTCGACAAGGTGCTCGATCTGTTCATCGAACTCGGCGCTGACGACGATCAGTGCGATTTCCCTTATTTGTTCGGCAGCGGTCTTGGCGGCTTCGCCAAGCCCGACATGAAGACCGATAGCGACAACATGCGTCCGCTGTTCGACGCGATCCTGCGGCACGTTCCGCCCCCGGTAGGTGATCCGGAGAAGCCCCTCCAGCTGCAAATCACCACCCTTGACTATTCCGACTTCCTTGGTCGGATCATCATTGGACGTGTTCATAACGGAAAAATTAGACAGGGTCAAAACGCTGCGCTGATCAAGGACGACGGCAGCGTCAAGAAGGGCCGCATCAGCAAGCTGCTGGGCTTCGAGGGTCTCCAGCGCGTCGAGATCGAAGAGGCTTCCGCCGGTGATCTGGTGGCTGTTGCTGGCTTTGATGACGTCAATATCGGCGAAACCATCGCCTGCCCCGATGAGCCCACCGCTCTGCCGTTGATCAAGGTGGATGAGCCCACCCTGCAGATGACCTTTGTCGTCAACGACTCCCCGTTTGCAGGCAAGGAAGGCAAGTTCGTCACCAGCCGTCAGGTGCGTGACCGCCTTCAGCGTGAATTGCTCACCAACGTGGCTCTGCGTGTCGAAGACACCGATTCACCAGACCGCTTTGCTGTGAGTGGTCGCGGTGAGCTGCACCTTGGCATCCTCATCGAGACCATGCGCCGCGAGGGCTATGAGTTCCAGGTTTCCCAGCCTCAGGTGATATACCGCACCATTGATGGCACGCCCTGCGAGCCGGTTGAAACCCTCGTGATGGATGTCCCTGAGCCAGCGGTTGGCAGCTGTATCGAAAAACTTGGCACCCGTAAAGGTGAGATGCAGAACATGGAAACCAGTGCTGATGGACGCACCCAGCTGGAGTTCATCGTTCCCTCCCGCGGTCTGATCGGTTTCCGGGGTGAGTTCATCCGAGCCACCCGAGGCGAAGGAATCATGAGCCACTCCTTCTATGAATACCGACCGATGATGGGTGAATTCGACACCCGCCGGAACGGTGTGCTGATCGCTTTCGAAGAAGGCACGGCAACCTTCTATGCCCTGAAGAACGCCGAGGACCGTGGCCAGTTCTTCATCAGCCCAGGCACAAAGGTCTACAAGGGCATGATCATCGGGGAATACAACCGGCCCCAGGATCTTGAGATCAACGTCTGCAAGACCAAGCAGCTCACCAACATGCGTTCCGCGGGTGCTGAGGAACTGGACACGCTGCAAGCACCGATTCAGATGACCCTTGAGCGGGCTCTGGAATACATCGGTCCAGACGAGATGCTTGAAGTCACCCCCGAGTCGATTCGTTTGCGCAAACTTCCCGGCAAGAAGCCGGCCAAGTCCAAGCGCTGA
- a CDS encoding U32 family peptidase, with the protein MNVPELLSPAGDWAAMKAAAASGADAVYFGVDAFNARQRAENFRLDDLPEVMQWLHQRGVKGFLTFNVLVFSDELQAAAQLLIAANRAGVDAVIVQDVGLCRLAQRLVPSLCLHGSTQMSITSAAGIAQAAALGCQRVVLARELALRDFERLQTQLVQRHLAMPLEVFVHGALCVAYSGQCLTSESLGQRSANRGECAQACRLPYEMVVDGQPHSLEDQRYLLSPQDLSAWELLPELQRIGVASLKIEGRLKDAAYVAAVTDAYRRRLDQTPASAPQVQRQLELAFSRGLSTGWLEGVNHRRLVHGRWSKKRGPLLGQLLRVERGGWLHLRSREQLQAGQGLVLEQMSSDPLQPPREIGGRIMVCERMGDERWKLRLGPERVDGSGLRPGASVWLTSDPDWQSRWQRAARRRVEARSRDLALRVSGRLDAPLALHLLAPQGVDLQVNSTMPLQNASHRPLDRERLEEQLGRLGGTGWSLQHLEVQLEGDLFLPVAELNRMRRILLERLEASLDDSTDSGPVPSATKTADPTELIAQMCPIAEACLSETKPGLVVLVRSLDQLQALVDLSDTGLPIRSVVADLEQPRELREAVAIGRGCWPEGVWLAGARITRPDERWSLEPLIRARPDGFLVRNADQLEVLTPLAPCIGDFSLNTANPLSFHWYRDHWKLQRLTASYDLNLQQLLDLAAAVDPALLEITLHQHMPLFHMEHCLFCAFLSDGKDHTDCGRPCEKHNVILRDRSGVEHPLRADLGCRNTLFNGTAQSGVEALPSLLQAGVRRIRLELLDEDAVATRRRVSLYAEALAGRMATQDVWSQEQIHHQLGVTRGSLRRTGPERTSRFSR; encoded by the coding sequence TTGAATGTCCCCGAACTGCTATCTCCCGCCGGCGACTGGGCTGCGATGAAGGCGGCCGCCGCCTCCGGTGCCGATGCGGTGTATTTCGGTGTTGATGCCTTCAACGCTCGTCAGCGGGCTGAGAATTTCCGACTGGATGACCTGCCTGAGGTGATGCAGTGGCTGCATCAGCGGGGGGTGAAGGGCTTCCTCACCTTCAACGTGTTGGTGTTCAGCGATGAATTGCAGGCGGCGGCTCAGTTGCTGATCGCTGCAAACCGGGCGGGGGTGGATGCGGTGATTGTCCAGGACGTGGGGCTCTGTCGCTTGGCCCAGCGGTTGGTGCCCAGCCTCTGTTTGCACGGCTCAACCCAGATGTCGATCACCAGTGCAGCGGGGATTGCCCAGGCGGCTGCGCTCGGTTGTCAGCGGGTGGTGCTGGCCAGAGAGCTTGCCCTGCGTGATTTTGAGCGCCTGCAGACACAACTGGTCCAGCGGCACCTTGCGATGCCATTGGAGGTGTTCGTGCACGGCGCCCTATGCGTGGCCTATTCCGGTCAATGCCTGACCAGTGAATCCCTTGGGCAGCGCAGTGCCAATCGAGGTGAATGTGCCCAGGCCTGTCGCCTGCCCTACGAAATGGTGGTGGATGGTCAACCCCACTCCCTTGAAGACCAGCGCTACCTCCTCTCGCCCCAGGATCTGTCGGCCTGGGAGCTGCTGCCAGAATTGCAGCGCATCGGCGTGGCCAGCCTCAAGATCGAAGGGCGCCTGAAGGACGCTGCTTACGTGGCAGCCGTTACCGACGCCTATCGGCGGCGACTGGATCAGACCCCTGCTTCGGCGCCGCAGGTGCAACGCCAGCTTGAGTTGGCATTTTCCCGAGGTCTGTCCACCGGTTGGCTGGAAGGGGTGAACCATCGCCGTCTGGTGCATGGCCGCTGGAGCAAGAAGCGGGGCCCGCTGCTGGGGCAGTTGCTCCGGGTGGAACGGGGTGGTTGGTTGCATCTCCGCAGCCGGGAACAGCTGCAAGCCGGTCAGGGGCTTGTGCTGGAACAGATGTCGTCTGACCCCCTGCAGCCGCCTCGAGAGATCGGTGGTCGGATCATGGTGTGCGAGCGGATGGGCGACGAACGCTGGAAGCTGCGTCTTGGGCCCGAACGTGTGGATGGCTCTGGCTTGAGACCTGGCGCTTCGGTCTGGCTCACCAGTGACCCTGATTGGCAGTCCCGTTGGCAGCGTGCTGCCCGCCGCAGAGTGGAGGCGCGTTCTCGGGATCTAGCGCTACGGGTGTCCGGTCGGCTGGATGCACCGCTCGCGCTGCACTTGCTGGCACCCCAGGGGGTTGATCTGCAGGTCAACAGCACCATGCCACTGCAGAACGCTTCGCACCGCCCGCTGGATCGGGAACGGCTTGAGGAGCAATTGGGGCGCCTGGGGGGAACCGGCTGGTCGCTTCAGCATCTGGAGGTCCAGCTGGAGGGTGATCTTTTTCTGCCCGTGGCGGAACTCAACCGCATGCGCAGGATCCTGCTGGAGCGGTTGGAGGCCTCGCTGGATGACAGCACCGATTCAGGCCCTGTCCCTTCAGCCACCAAAACGGCAGATCCAACAGAGCTAATCGCCCAGATGTGCCCTATAGCGGAGGCTTGCCTCAGCGAGACCAAGCCAGGCTTGGTGGTGCTTGTGCGCAGCCTGGATCAGTTGCAGGCCTTGGTGGATCTCTCCGACACGGGCCTGCCGATTCGCTCGGTGGTGGCGGACCTCGAGCAGCCCCGGGAGCTGCGGGAAGCGGTGGCGATTGGTCGAGGCTGCTGGCCGGAAGGTGTTTGGTTGGCCGGGGCACGGATCACACGACCCGATGAACGCTGGAGTCTTGAGCCTCTGATTCGCGCCCGCCCCGATGGCTTCCTGGTGCGGAATGCCGATCAGCTGGAGGTGTTGACGCCGCTGGCCCCCTGCATCGGCGACTTTTCCCTCAACACCGCCAACCCCCTGAGTTTCCACTGGTATCGCGACCACTGGAAGCTGCAGCGACTGACGGCCAGTTACGACCTGAACCTTCAGCAACTTCTGGATCTGGCCGCCGCCGTTGATCCAGCGCTGCTCGAGATCACCCTGCATCAGCACATGCCGTTGTTTCACATGGAGCATTGCCTGTTCTGTGCGTTCCTCTCGGACGGCAAGGACCACACGGATTGCGGTCGTCCCTGTGAGAAGCACAACGTCATTCTTCGGGATCGCAGCGGGGTTGAACATCCCCTGCGCGCTGATCTGGGCTGTCGCAACACCCTCTTTAATGGGACGGCGCAATCAGGCGTTGAGGCGCTTCCGTCGCTGCTGCAGGCGGGCGTGCGCAGGATTCGGCTTGAACTTCTCGATGAAGATGCCGTTGCGACGCGTCGGCGCGTCAGCCTTTATGCCGAGGCTTTGGCGGGTCGGATGGCCACCCAGGACGTTTGGTCCCAGGAGCAGATTCACCACCAGCTCGGCGTCACCCGCGGCAGCCTGCGCAGAACTGGTCCTGAGCGCACCAGTCGATTCTCACGTTGA
- a CDS encoding M15 family metallopeptidase produces MVRASSARRTEREDIPVARRTRQPRQRKGNSAAGLLFGLVLVCAGSLAAVMLLPTFLSRRQPTQSLVISGFRERPDADGRLLGHFPYSEAEADQLIVFEPGIELNVEAADALDTMMRSASADGVDLRLLSGFRSLALQESIFFDVASERNQTAEQRAQVSAPPGYSEHSTGYAVDLGDGRFPETNLSQSFQDTEAFRWLQDHAARYHFVLSFPEGNKQGVMYEPWHWRYQGNADALRLFEPASRFSRRDP; encoded by the coding sequence TTGGTTCGGGCCTCCTCTGCGCGACGCACTGAGCGGGAGGATATTCCGGTCGCCCGTCGAACACGACAGCCTCGTCAACGCAAAGGAAATTCCGCTGCTGGTTTGTTGTTCGGGTTGGTTCTCGTCTGCGCTGGAAGTCTGGCTGCGGTGATGCTGCTTCCCACCTTCCTCTCCCGTCGTCAGCCCACGCAAAGCCTCGTGATTTCAGGTTTTCGGGAACGTCCCGACGCTGATGGCCGTCTTCTTGGCCACTTTCCCTATAGCGAAGCGGAGGCCGATCAACTCATTGTTTTTGAACCGGGGATTGAGCTGAATGTGGAGGCAGCAGACGCCCTCGACACGATGATGAGGTCCGCTTCAGCTGACGGGGTCGATCTACGTCTGCTCAGTGGGTTCCGTTCTCTAGCCCTTCAGGAATCCATCTTTTTTGACGTGGCTTCCGAACGGAACCAGACCGCTGAACAGCGTGCCCAGGTGTCGGCTCCACCGGGGTACTCCGAGCACAGCACTGGTTATGCCGTTGATCTAGGCGATGGCCGTTTCCCTGAGACCAACCTCTCCCAGAGCTTTCAAGACACCGAAGCATTTCGCTGGCTGCAGGATCACGCGGCCCGATATCACTTCGTGTTGTCTTTTCCTGAGGGCAACAAACAGGGCGTGATGTACGAACCCTGGCATTGGCGCTACCAGGGCAATGCGGATGCACTGCGTTTGTTTGAGCCGGCCAGTCGGTTCTCCAGGCGTGATCCTTGA